From a region of the Salvelinus alpinus chromosome 2, SLU_Salpinus.1, whole genome shotgun sequence genome:
- the LOC139541085 gene encoding protein FAM53B-like, with product MFLQCFYNSNTLSLDLTGFTPCPSSFSGLAPTSYSSESPRPFLYLSHEQICLPEIQGGPASPLSSPDSTPEMKHRAGQGGLARSRSQPCVLSDKKMGMKRRRPADSHKQRPSLDLTKMTQKLRNFQSLSCPGITGDAGYQSTQGPPPLSTTDQCETDFASAGDQRLDEPTASSNECGVVTSVSGEEDLAISIEALDWLSSPVCDDVTDWAATGTRKDVYQLGGDLDIDQIERN from the coding sequence atgtttttacaatGTTTTTACAACTCCAACACCCTCTCCCTGGATCTCACTGGCTTcaccccctgcccttcctccttCAGCGGCTTAGCCCCCACCTCTTACTCCTCAGAGTCCCCCAGgcccttcctctacctctctcatgaACAGATCTGCCTCCCAGAGATCCAGGGAGGCCCGGCGTCGCCCCTGAGCTCCCCAGACTCCACCCCAGAGATGAAGCATCGTGCTGGGCAGGGGGGGCTGGCCCGGAGTCGCTCTCAGCCCTGCGTCCTCAGCGATAAGAAGATGGGTATGAAGCGGAGGAGACCAGCCGACTCACACAAACAGAGGCCTTCTTTGGATCTGACCAAGATGACACAGAAACTTCGGAATTTCCAAAGCCTCAGCTGCCCTGGGATCACTGGGGACGCCGGCTATCAATCAACCCAGGGCCCGCCCCCTCTGAGCACCACTGACCAATGTGAGACTGACTTCGCCTCTGCAGGCGATCAGAGATTGGACGAGCCAACCGCCAGCTCCAATGAGTGCGGAGTCGTCACCAGTGTCTCTGGGGAGGAGGATCTAGCCATCTCCATTGAGGCGCTGGATTGGCTGAGCTCCCCGGTCTGCGATGACGTGACAGACTGGGCAGCCACTGGCACCAGGAAGGATGTGTATCAGCTGGGAGGAGATCTGGACATTGATCAGATCGAGAGGAACTGA